In Solobacterium moorei, a single genomic region encodes these proteins:
- a CDS encoding class I SAM-dependent methyltransferase: MNRAEEKWSGDAGKMKMFLLQEIEERGLEWRGLLERCLGDCQKNKILDVGCGTGFISLLLAQIGCDVIAIDNNVAMLKEAEKISEELGFSNKITFMLKDAELVDFPDNTFNAVVSRHAFWLFNNPKKVYAQWYRILKSGGCMLNLDANWLFPFWGEEQAKLFQSDENILTKRYGKFQDYYHDTDMMDELKKLPLSYIKRPEWDLETCRETGFKNIETETLLQEKYWNPFMARRYRTMPTFIIKAQK, from the coding sequence ATGAATAGGGCTGAGGAAAAATGGTCCGGGGATGCCGGAAAAATGAAAATGTTTCTTCTTCAAGAAATAGAAGAAAGAGGTCTGGAATGGAGAGGTTTGTTAGAACGGTGTCTTGGAGATTGTCAAAAAAACAAAATTTTAGATGTCGGATGTGGAACCGGGTTTATTTCGCTGCTTCTTGCACAAATTGGGTGTGATGTCATTGCAATAGACAATAATGTCGCAATGCTCAAGGAAGCTGAAAAAATATCTGAGGAGTTAGGATTTTCAAATAAAATCACTTTTATGCTTAAAGACGCAGAGTTAGTGGATTTTCCCGATAATACCTTTAATGCAGTGGTCTCAAGACATGCCTTTTGGCTATTTAATAATCCGAAAAAAGTTTATGCGCAGTGGTACAGAATTTTGAAATCCGGCGGTTGTATGCTGAATTTAGATGCAAATTGGCTTTTCCCTTTTTGGGGAGAGGAACAGGCAAAGCTCTTTCAGTCAGATGAAAACATTTTAACAAAACGCTACGGCAAATTTCAGGATTATTATCATGATACAGATATGATGGACGAATTGAAAAAACTCCCTTTAAGTTATATAAAACGCCCGGAATGGGATTTGGAAACATGCAGAGAAACAGGTTTTAAGAACATTGAAACAGAGACACTGTTACAGGAAAAGTATTGGAATCCTTTTATGGCACGCAGGTATCGCACGATGCCGACCTTTATCATCAAAGCTCAAAAGTAA